One genomic segment of Rubripirellula tenax includes these proteins:
- a CDS encoding serine/threonine-protein kinase, translated as MTSTDIDDDTYATVDILASDFVARYRNGDRPTVEEYANRHPDLREPIRRVFPLVLSVEKVKIDQQVESDGSATLAGRLLERLGDFRILREIGRGGMGIVYEAEQESLGRRVAIKVLPKQSLLDDTALQSFEREASTAAAMHHSNIVPIFGTGECDGTHYLVMQLIRGESLDKRITAEGHSLDCRTAAEIAAQISDGLAYAHGNGVLHRDVKPANILIDEDGVAQLTDFGLARNTRDDPTVTQALSGSPRYMAPERFQGQSDERSDVYGVGLTLYEMLAGTPAFKDLTPHQLPEAVKLHLIKPLSDFRANIPADLRTVVAKAINPDPAHRYQSASDLRDDLNRFLRDEPILARRTTALQSFIRWCRRNPKLAGVTGIAIVSMLVATVASSIGFAMTSAANKRTSEALAQSEQTVDLALQSLDGVVDAVSIPASAIGDMDMGELDSSQFLLNPSPHAAMVLENIQPLYERLANQSPTRPDIVRQMIEASLRLSQIRQQLGQTDAAITTLDQSIELLETRGDLAGLPTNEKQILIARLHNELGKVYALELEYANSDKAYAMAIQSGEAVTDPDDRLKLQLAYALVSLGDPLVQRRRDRTESLDESRIARDRLAAAKSLLSELNPSVHDASEVAVLRARIQLADSRRAKRPAVRQSEFSSATEILRERLIQSPDDTRVRFALVEVLASVNLRRQFGSKRLADEAGDRLHEALAELQPLRSINPETQLFAVSEIHILHKLSSLARSDGDFALEQERLEKAIAIQSSLVIASPNSMPHRCWRALLYRSLAEVYRRQGDKDAAREAISTAVADLDAIDAESKAHPFAVQTQQIIQKLVSEGNGNPSNKDGL; from the coding sequence ATGACTTCCACTGATATCGACGACGATACCTACGCAACGGTCGATATCCTCGCCAGCGATTTCGTGGCACGTTATCGCAATGGCGATCGCCCCACCGTAGAAGAATACGCGAATCGCCATCCCGATTTGCGTGAGCCGATCCGGCGTGTCTTTCCGTTGGTGCTTTCGGTCGAGAAGGTCAAGATCGATCAGCAAGTTGAAAGCGATGGAAGTGCAACACTTGCCGGGCGCTTGCTTGAAAGGCTCGGTGATTTCCGGATCCTACGAGAGATCGGGCGTGGCGGCATGGGGATCGTTTACGAAGCCGAGCAAGAGTCTCTCGGACGCCGCGTCGCGATCAAGGTTCTGCCAAAGCAGTCTTTGCTAGACGACACTGCCTTGCAAAGTTTCGAGCGTGAAGCCAGCACTGCTGCGGCGATGCACCATTCCAACATTGTGCCCATTTTTGGGACCGGCGAATGCGATGGAACGCATTACCTGGTGATGCAACTGATCCGCGGCGAGTCGCTTGATAAACGTATCACCGCAGAGGGACACTCACTCGATTGCCGAACCGCCGCTGAAATCGCAGCCCAAATTTCCGACGGACTTGCATACGCTCATGGCAACGGCGTGCTTCATCGCGACGTGAAGCCCGCCAACATCCTGATTGACGAAGATGGCGTCGCGCAACTGACCGACTTCGGACTTGCGCGGAATACGCGAGACGATCCGACCGTGACGCAAGCGCTCAGCGGGAGTCCTCGCTACATGGCACCGGAACGTTTCCAAGGACAATCCGATGAGCGATCAGACGTGTACGGGGTTGGATTGACACTCTACGAGATGCTGGCCGGAACCCCCGCTTTCAAAGACCTAACTCCGCACCAACTGCCGGAGGCCGTGAAGCTTCATCTCATCAAGCCACTGAGTGATTTCCGGGCCAACATTCCCGCGGATTTGCGAACGGTTGTGGCCAAGGCGATCAATCCTGACCCGGCGCATCGGTATCAATCCGCGTCCGATTTGCGAGATGATCTCAATCGCTTTTTGAGAGACGAGCCTATTCTTGCTCGACGCACTACCGCGTTACAGAGTTTCATTCGCTGGTGTCGTCGCAACCCAAAACTCGCCGGCGTCACCGGCATCGCAATCGTATCGATGCTGGTCGCAACCGTCGCGTCGTCGATCGGGTTTGCGATGACATCTGCTGCCAACAAGCGGACCAGCGAGGCGTTAGCACAATCCGAGCAAACCGTCGATCTGGCGTTGCAATCGCTCGACGGCGTTGTGGACGCGGTTTCCATCCCGGCCTCCGCGATCGGAGATATGGATATGGGAGAATTAGATTCCTCGCAATTTCTGCTAAATCCATCACCGCACGCGGCGATGGTACTGGAGAACATCCAACCGCTGTACGAACGCCTTGCCAACCAGTCTCCGACTCGACCCGACATTGTTCGGCAAATGATTGAAGCGAGCCTTCGGCTTTCCCAGATTCGACAACAACTCGGACAGACCGACGCTGCGATCACAACTCTCGACCAGAGCATTGAACTCTTGGAGACACGCGGTGACTTGGCTGGTTTGCCAACCAATGAGAAACAAATTCTCATTGCACGTTTGCACAACGAACTTGGCAAAGTCTACGCACTGGAATTGGAATACGCGAATTCCGACAAAGCCTACGCAATGGCAATCCAGTCCGGCGAAGCCGTCACCGATCCAGACGATCGTCTGAAATTGCAACTAGCTTATGCGCTCGTTTCGCTAGGCGACCCGCTTGTCCAGCGTCGCCGCGACCGAACCGAATCGTTGGATGAATCGCGAATCGCCCGCGATCGTTTGGCGGCGGCCAAGTCGTTACTTAGCGAATTGAATCCCTCTGTGCACGACGCGAGTGAAGTTGCCGTGCTGCGAGCACGCATTCAACTTGCCGATTCACGCCGAGCAAAGCGGCCAGCGGTTCGACAGTCAGAGTTTTCATCCGCCACCGAAATCCTGCGTGAACGACTGATTCAATCACCCGACGATACCCGCGTTCGATTTGCCTTGGTCGAAGTACTCGCCAGCGTGAACCTGAGACGACAGTTCGGTTCGAAAAGATTGGCCGATGAAGCGGGCGATCGACTTCATGAAGCGCTCGCCGAACTACAACCGCTTCGGTCGATCAATCCCGAGACACAGTTGTTCGCAGTCTCCGAAATTCATATTCTGCACAAGCTTTCGAGCCTCGCGCGTTCGGACGGCGACTTTGCTCTTGAACAGGAACGCCTCGAAAAGGCAATTGCGATCCAGTCGTCATTGGTGATTGCATCGCCTAACAGCATGCCCCACCGATGCTGGCGAGCGTTGCTGTACCGAAGTCTCGCCGAAGTTTACCGACGGCAAGGCGACAAAGATGCAGCCCGTGAAGCAATCTCGACCGCCGTTGCCGACTTGGACGCCATCGACGCAGAGTCAAAGGCACATCCGTTTGCCGTCCAGACTCAACAAATCATTCAAAAGCTGGTCAGCGAAGGAAACGGCAATCCATCGAACAAAGACGGATTGTAG
- a CDS encoding YHYH protein, with protein MEDQPGDTAMEVSGHSHDMTETVAANSNNPPSVLLHATPNSSGIEVHLSLSNFELSSKNVDQAHIDGQGHAHLYLDGVKVTRLFDNTYQLDNVATGSHTVSVELVSNDHRVYSIAGHSIEAIAEVTVGPIASQFAVTAGLISTTLEGVDAGDQLGTAVRGAGDFNGDGIDDVIIAAPMASNSGNTNDGEVFIVFGSASGLPSTFDLTTLNGINGFKIVGANSGDLAGASVGGGGDLNNDGFDDVVIGAPEADSLNRVDSGAAFVLLGSNSFGAAFNLANLNGANGFRINGAVAGDDAGRAVAISSDVNGDAFDEVIVGAPLSDSGGADAGAAYVIFGRAANFPASIDLNSVSSAQAIRINGTTGENLGFSVDTAGDVNSDGLNDIVIGAPTGLGGGVSTSCDSANTVGLIQCDAAAAPGYTLFAPNPSTETFLVDQNGFLVNSWTASNRPGLSAVLLDDGSLLRTANTGGTNFVAGGNGGAVEIYDWEGNRTWQYTYSNAQHRLHHDVEMLPNGNVLMIAWELKSQAEAITAGRDPSLLTDARLWPDTIIEVQPTGATTGDIVWQWNAWDHLVQDFDATKANFGSVASNPQLIDLNFTSNGGEDWLHFNSIDYNPALDQILISVHGFSEIWVIDHSTTTQQAASHSGGDSGKGGDLLYRWGNAEAYQRGTTADREFYTQHDAQWIEPGLPGAGNILVFNNGQRRPGGNASSVEELTPPVDANGNYTLNGTTAYGPTSAVWTWTDTPATDFYAQNISGAHRLANGNTLITNGPEGRFLEVDAAGAEVFEYINPVTNSGPLAQGTTPAQNAVFRATKYDPSFAGFSGRDLSPGGTVETGGGTATEISVQEGSAYVVFGSTAIGSSGVSSLNGSSGFKISGAGLGDQTGYSVGTAGDVNGDGFDDVVVGSPRAKVDGVSVGAAYVVLGRASGFSSNILLNSLTAATGYRLANDYQSDPLLNSLIVNATGQTGHNGAIVNFDSVILDKDYVHVHTSGIPHYSIGPWGPNPNDATDQDVTFYIPRDPVVNEGTKTRTRLGAIGTWIDGTAIFNWSDGRTFQNAGVWNRLAVVFEAVSFDACDAHPPATGQYHTHGVPTCLVNELDDDGSEHSPILGWSFDGFPIYGSYGYVDGNSNAGIERIESSWQLRNITSRTDGPPLAAQPLGSFLEDFEYVAGSGDLDQYNGRFSPTPDYPDGIYHYYVTIDASGEPAFPYSIGLEYNGVVAPGNANNGGTAPALGSAEIAVGTGGDRNNDGFDDVIVGDPNAYVSGVGVAGSVFVAHGGPNNPADVHLHAIDGSNGIRLDGSAAGDRAGVSVDFAGDVNGDGSDDLIAGAPGNDSGGMNSGEAFIVVGDVLPASVVGRGVAYAGASASYGEHANDPNKSALRVPGTTATAANFTNYTKGLNRVLVDIANLPLGNLDSDGDFDFRVGNSPDPSTWTLLSGTALPTVSSAVDFGGGVSRVTLTWADAFAIKNSWLQVTVNANGNTGLLQDDVFYFGNQVGDVDGSTSSSGRVTVNAFDTLDIRFNQSPSAGSVDMSHAKYVYDIDRSGSVNAFDTLDARFNQVPSGGLMMITLPSSPPPAALAAFAARQNPNDRLDVNADGKVTSLDALLGINLLEMKGMPSAQSGSPLYFYDVNGDGRTTAMDTLQIINALSFASYPESQLVIPQQVSLLEREDQFDWISDKSREAENAFDLVVKDWDSVDSDDLAVLNF; from the coding sequence ATGGAAGATCAGCCCGGCGATACCGCAATGGAAGTTTCCGGACACTCGCATGACATGACCGAAACGGTGGCTGCCAATTCAAACAATCCCCCGTCGGTCTTGTTGCACGCCACACCAAATTCGTCAGGGATTGAAGTTCATCTGAGCCTATCAAATTTTGAATTGAGCTCGAAAAACGTCGACCAGGCGCACATTGATGGTCAGGGTCACGCTCATCTTTACTTGGACGGAGTAAAAGTCACTCGACTGTTCGACAACACCTACCAGTTGGACAACGTGGCGACTGGCTCGCACACGGTGTCCGTGGAACTGGTGTCGAACGACCACCGTGTTTACTCGATTGCCGGTCACAGCATCGAAGCCATTGCCGAAGTCACGGTTGGACCGATCGCAAGTCAGTTTGCTGTGACCGCGGGGTTGATCAGCACCACACTGGAAGGTGTCGACGCCGGCGATCAACTTGGCACGGCCGTCCGTGGTGCGGGCGACTTCAACGGCGACGGGATTGATGACGTGATCATTGCTGCACCGATGGCCAGCAATTCGGGGAACACAAACGACGGTGAAGTCTTCATCGTCTTCGGCTCAGCATCCGGCCTTCCGAGCACGTTCGACTTAACGACGCTCAATGGCATCAACGGATTCAAGATCGTCGGTGCCAATTCCGGCGACTTGGCGGGTGCTTCGGTCGGTGGTGGTGGCGACTTGAACAACGACGGATTTGACGACGTGGTGATCGGAGCTCCGGAAGCCGATTCACTTAATCGTGTTGATTCGGGTGCAGCCTTTGTTCTTCTGGGCTCCAACTCGTTCGGTGCAGCGTTCAATCTGGCGAATCTGAATGGTGCGAACGGCTTTCGCATCAACGGTGCCGTTGCCGGTGACGACGCAGGACGCGCCGTTGCGATCTCGAGCGATGTCAACGGTGACGCTTTCGACGAAGTCATCGTGGGCGCGCCGCTAAGTGACAGTGGTGGTGCCGATGCAGGTGCCGCCTATGTGATTTTTGGCCGTGCGGCCAATTTCCCAGCGTCGATCGACTTGAACTCCGTTTCGTCGGCTCAGGCCATCCGCATCAACGGCACGACGGGAGAGAATCTTGGCTTTAGCGTTGACACGGCGGGCGACGTCAACAGCGACGGCCTGAATGATATTGTCATCGGCGCACCGACAGGTCTTGGCGGTGGCGTTTCGACGTCGTGTGACTCCGCCAATACCGTCGGGTTGATTCAGTGCGACGCGGCGGCAGCACCGGGTTACACACTTTTCGCACCGAACCCTTCCACTGAAACTTTTTTAGTGGATCAAAACGGCTTCCTCGTCAACTCTTGGACGGCCTCGAATCGTCCAGGCTTGTCCGCAGTTCTTTTGGATGACGGTTCATTGCTGCGAACCGCGAACACAGGCGGGACAAATTTTGTTGCCGGCGGCAATGGTGGCGCCGTCGAAATTTATGACTGGGAAGGCAATCGGACTTGGCAGTACACCTATAGCAACGCGCAACACCGATTGCACCACGATGTCGAGATGCTGCCAAACGGCAACGTGTTGATGATCGCTTGGGAATTGAAGTCGCAAGCCGAAGCAATCACAGCCGGTCGTGATCCATCACTGCTAACCGATGCACGTCTATGGCCTGACACCATCATCGAAGTCCAACCGACCGGCGCGACAACGGGCGACATTGTTTGGCAGTGGAATGCATGGGACCACTTGGTCCAAGACTTTGATGCAACGAAGGCAAACTTTGGTTCAGTCGCAAGTAACCCGCAATTGATCGACCTGAACTTCACCTCCAATGGCGGTGAAGACTGGTTGCACTTTAATTCGATTGACTACAACCCGGCGCTGGACCAAATCCTGATTAGCGTCCACGGTTTCAGTGAAATCTGGGTGATTGATCACAGCACAACGACACAACAGGCGGCCTCGCACAGCGGCGGTGATTCGGGCAAGGGCGGCGACTTGCTTTATCGTTGGGGCAATGCGGAAGCCTACCAACGTGGCACTACCGCTGATCGTGAATTCTATACCCAGCACGACGCCCAATGGATTGAACCCGGTTTGCCGGGAGCAGGCAATATCTTGGTATTCAACAATGGCCAGCGACGGCCCGGAGGCAACGCTTCATCGGTTGAGGAGCTCACGCCCCCGGTCGACGCTAACGGAAACTACACGCTCAATGGAACCACCGCCTACGGGCCGACCAGCGCCGTATGGACTTGGACCGATACACCAGCGACCGATTTCTATGCACAGAATATTTCTGGGGCACATCGACTGGCGAACGGGAACACGTTGATCACGAATGGACCGGAAGGAAGATTCTTGGAGGTCGATGCAGCAGGTGCTGAAGTTTTTGAGTACATCAATCCGGTAACCAATTCGGGGCCGCTTGCGCAGGGAACCACGCCAGCACAAAACGCCGTCTTTCGAGCGACAAAGTACGACCCTTCGTTTGCCGGATTCAGCGGACGTGACCTGTCGCCTGGCGGCACGGTAGAAACAGGCGGCGGCACGGCGACCGAAATTTCAGTTCAGGAAGGTTCGGCCTACGTCGTGTTCGGCTCTACTGCGATTGGAAGTTCTGGCGTTAGTTCGCTCAATGGCAGTAGCGGGTTCAAAATTTCCGGCGCCGGCTTGGGCGACCAAACTGGCTACTCCGTCGGTACGGCGGGTGATGTCAACGGCGATGGCTTCGATGATGTGGTGGTCGGATCACCGCGTGCGAAGGTGGATGGAGTGTCGGTGGGTGCAGCCTATGTCGTGCTGGGCCGTGCGAGTGGATTCTCGTCCAACATCCTGCTCAATTCGTTGACCGCAGCGACCGGCTACCGCTTGGCCAATGACTACCAATCCGATCCCTTGTTGAATTCGCTGATCGTCAACGCGACCGGCCAGACTGGACACAACGGTGCGATCGTGAATTTCGATTCGGTCATTCTGGATAAAGACTACGTTCACGTTCACACCTCAGGCATTCCGCACTACAGCATCGGCCCCTGGGGCCCAAACCCGAACGACGCAACTGACCAAGACGTGACGTTCTATATTCCGCGAGATCCTGTCGTTAACGAAGGGACAAAAACGCGAACACGGTTAGGAGCGATCGGTACATGGATTGACGGGACCGCGATTTTCAATTGGTCCGACGGTCGCACCTTCCAAAACGCGGGTGTGTGGAATCGCTTAGCGGTTGTCTTTGAAGCAGTCAGCTTTGACGCATGCGACGCACACCCACCTGCGACGGGGCAGTACCACACGCACGGTGTTCCCACGTGTCTGGTCAATGAATTAGACGACGATGGATCGGAACATTCGCCGATCTTAGGCTGGTCGTTTGATGGTTTTCCTATCTACGGTTCGTATGGCTACGTTGACGGGAATTCCAACGCAGGCATCGAGCGTATCGAATCCAGTTGGCAGCTACGTAACATCACGTCGCGGACCGATGGACCGCCACTAGCCGCGCAACCTCTCGGGTCATTCCTCGAGGACTTTGAGTACGTCGCAGGCTCCGGTGACTTAGATCAATACAACGGACGGTTCTCGCCCACACCTGATTACCCCGACGGCATTTATCACTACTATGTGACGATTGACGCTAGCGGCGAACCTGCGTTTCCGTACTCGATTGGATTGGAATACAACGGTGTGGTCGCGCCGGGCAACGCAAACAATGGTGGCACAGCGCCGGCTTTAGGTTCTGCCGAAATCGCCGTCGGTACGGGGGGTGATCGAAACAACGATGGGTTTGACGATGTGATCGTGGGAGATCCCAATGCGTATGTTTCGGGCGTTGGCGTGGCTGGATCGGTTTTTGTCGCCCATGGTGGTCCAAACAACCCCGCTGACGTGCATTTGCATGCGATTGACGGCAGCAACGGAATTCGACTCGATGGCTCCGCCGCGGGCGACCGCGCCGGCGTGAGCGTTGATTTTGCCGGCGACGTCAACGGCGATGGCAGCGACGATTTAATCGCAGGAGCACCCGGGAACGATTCGGGCGGTATGAATTCAGGCGAGGCGTTTATCGTCGTCGGCGACGTACTGCCAGCCAGCGTTGTTGGTCGGGGCGTGGCCTACGCGGGCGCCAGTGCGTCGTACGGCGAACACGCAAACGATCCGAACAAGTCTGCGCTGCGGGTGCCGGGCACCACAGCCACTGCTGCCAACTTCACGAATTACACGAAGGGCTTAAACCGTGTTCTGGTCGACATCGCCAACCTTCCGCTTGGCAACCTGGACAGCGACGGCGATTTTGATTTTCGGGTCGGCAATAGCCCGGACCCAAGCACCTGGACGCTGCTGAGCGGAACGGCGCTACCGACCGTCTCCTCGGCGGTGGATTTCGGTGGCGGCGTGTCACGGGTGACGCTGACTTGGGCCGACGCGTTTGCGATCAAGAATAGTTGGTTGCAAGTGACGGTAAACGCGAACGGAAATACAGGACTGCTTCAGGATGACGTGTTCTATTTTGGAAACCAAGTCGGTGATGTTGACGGATCGACATCGTCATCAGGGCGAGTGACCGTGAATGCTTTTGACACGCTTGATATCAGATTCAATCAAAGCCCGAGTGCCGGAAGCGTTGACATGAGTCACGCCAAGTACGTGTATGACATCGACCGCAGCGGATCGGTCAACGCATTCGACACGCTTGATGCGAGGTTCAATCAGGTGCCCTCGGGTGGGTTGATGATGATCACGTTGCCTTCGTCACCGCCCCCTGCTGCGCTGGCAGCCTTCGCGGCGCGCCAAAATCCCAACGATCGATTGGACGTCAACGCAGACGGCAAGGTCACTTCGTTGGATGCGTTGTTAGGAATCAATCTTCTTGAGATGAAGGGCATGCCATCGGCGCAGTCCGGGTCTCCGCTGTACTTCTACGACGTCAACGGTGATGGTCGCACCACGGCTATGGATACTTTGCAAATCATCAACGCATTGTCGTTCGCGTCGTATCCTGAGAGCCAACTCGTGATTCCTCAACAAGTTTCGTTGCTAGAGCGTGAAGACCAGTTCGACTGGATTTCAGACAAATCTCGCGAGGCGGAGAACGCTTTTGACTTGGTAGTGAAAGACTGGGATTCCGTCGACAGCGACGATCTGGCTGTTCTGAATTTTTAG
- a CDS encoding sigma-70 family RNA polymerase sigma factor, with amino-acid sequence MSVPSNFGVENIEQQLKHGDLSLFGDAFSRHRPRLWQIIHFRLSDQIRARVDADDVLQEVYLDSEKRLDHYVEGDFPSLFLWLRLVTGQTLSRVHRRHLATESRSMLRESSPNDGNLWGNTSLCLSQRFIAHLTSPSQAAVKVELIAEVRSALSEMNDIDREVVALRHFEELTNQEVALELGITPKAASIRYVRALERLRSVLEKI; translated from the coding sequence ATGAGCGTTCCCTCGAATTTCGGCGTCGAGAATATCGAGCAACAACTCAAACACGGTGATTTATCGCTGTTCGGTGACGCGTTTTCGCGTCATCGTCCCCGACTATGGCAGATCATCCATTTCCGGCTCAGCGATCAGATTCGCGCCCGTGTTGATGCTGATGATGTGTTGCAGGAAGTCTACCTCGATTCAGAAAAGCGACTCGATCACTATGTCGAGGGGGATTTCCCTTCACTGTTTCTGTGGCTACGGCTGGTAACAGGGCAAACACTAAGCCGAGTCCATCGCCGACATCTGGCCACCGAATCACGTTCGATGTTGCGTGAATCCAGTCCGAACGACGGAAATCTATGGGGCAACACGTCGCTGTGTCTTTCGCAGCGTTTTATTGCTCATCTGACTTCACCAAGCCAAGCGGCAGTGAAGGTGGAGTTGATTGCGGAAGTGCGGTCGGCACTGAGTGAAATGAATGACATCGATCGCGAGGTGGTTGCGCTGCGTCATTTTGAAGAACTGACCAATCAAGAAGTTGCATTGGAACTTGGCATCACGCCGAAAGCCGCCAGCATTCGGTATGTGCGAGCGTTAGAACGGTTGCGGTCGGTGCTGGAGAAGATTTGA
- a CDS encoding response regulator: MHHVEPGHDRPSKSSRRASIVVLDAGPISLLTLAGVLDHQGYACICARNGASALEALSMGRQDLLVADVGDDAAAVLADLEKMRSVDTYQDLPAVLIADAKWGGLEKKTEIMAAPTMCLFKPIDPNTLIAVVDQILWMPNLVAAHRRRGSRPSRPGWVSL; encoded by the coding sequence ATGCACCACGTCGAACCCGGCCACGATCGCCCTTCAAAGTCGTCACGACGCGCGTCAATCGTTGTGCTGGACGCCGGCCCGATCTCGTTGTTGACCCTTGCCGGAGTCCTCGATCACCAAGGATATGCGTGCATTTGTGCCCGAAACGGGGCGTCGGCTTTGGAAGCCTTGTCGATGGGACGACAGGATCTTTTGGTCGCCGACGTTGGCGATGATGCTGCGGCCGTCTTGGCGGATCTCGAAAAAATGCGATCGGTCGACACCTACCAGGATCTGCCCGCCGTCCTAATCGCGGATGCGAAGTGGGGCGGTCTGGAGAAAAAGACGGAAATCATGGCCGCTCCGACGATGTGTCTGTTCAAGCCGATCGACCCCAATACTCTGATCGCGGTTGTCGATCAAATTCTATGGATGCCCAATTTAGTGGCCGCCCACCGGCGCCGGGGCTCGCGTCCGAGTCGGCCGGGATGGGTTTCGTTGTGA
- the lysS gene encoding lysine--tRNA ligase translates to MNQAAAPNPGDDTPPGDATDPHVARREKMRQIIERGVDPFGQRFDNRDLIGRCQQRASEVKWVKADGTELAMPDFSDDSIDYRQWKTENSPGEEIGPTVRVAGRIMLMRGQGKLIFVTLKDWTGELQIFIGKNQVGESDFDLAKLFDLGDLIAAEGRLGRTNTGELTVFAEKLFFMTKMLEVPPEKHAGLTNPELRQRMRYADLAFNDGVLNTFMDRTKIIKSIRQTLDGEGFCEVEGPTLHTIAGGAAARPFETHHNTLDMPLVLRIALELHLKRLMVGGMERVYEMGRVYRNEGISPRHNPEFTMIELYQAYGDYVSMMELTEKIIVEAIDKIGGGYVRPFGDKMVDFTPPFKRATYAELFEKATGVQTTDEAGVMALAKKLHLQTEGKHPDVIRNEIFEETVEDSLTGPIFVIDYPASICPLTKRKQDNPEIAERFELFILGMELANAYTELNDPDLQEELFKTQLEGLDDEDSMAKMDNDFVRALRYAMPPAGGLGIGIDRLVMLLTNKKSIRDVILFPLLRPE, encoded by the coding sequence ATGAACCAAGCGGCTGCACCCAACCCCGGCGACGACACCCCACCCGGCGACGCGACGGATCCCCACGTCGCCCGGCGTGAAAAAATGCGACAAATCATCGAGCGCGGTGTCGATCCGTTCGGACAACGGTTCGACAATCGCGACCTGATCGGTCGATGCCAGCAGCGGGCTTCGGAAGTCAAATGGGTCAAAGCCGACGGCACCGAATTGGCGATGCCCGATTTTTCGGACGACAGCATCGACTACCGACAATGGAAAACCGAAAACAGCCCCGGAGAAGAAATCGGGCCAACGGTACGTGTCGCCGGCCGGATCATGTTGATGCGCGGCCAGGGCAAGCTGATCTTCGTGACGCTGAAGGACTGGACCGGCGAGCTGCAGATTTTCATCGGCAAGAACCAGGTGGGCGAGTCGGATTTCGATCTCGCCAAATTGTTCGACCTGGGTGACTTGATCGCGGCCGAAGGGCGACTTGGGCGAACGAACACCGGCGAGCTGACCGTGTTCGCCGAGAAGCTGTTCTTCATGACCAAGATGTTGGAAGTGCCGCCGGAAAAGCACGCCGGCCTGACCAACCCCGAACTACGTCAACGCATGCGATACGCCGACTTGGCCTTCAACGATGGTGTGTTGAACACGTTCATGGATCGGACCAAGATCATCAAGTCGATCCGTCAAACGTTGGACGGCGAAGGCTTTTGCGAAGTCGAAGGTCCAACGCTTCATACGATCGCCGGCGGCGCCGCGGCGCGACCGTTCGAGACGCATCACAACACGCTTGATATGCCGCTAGTGCTTCGGATCGCGCTCGAATTGCACCTCAAACGCTTGATGGTCGGCGGGATGGAACGCGTTTACGAAATGGGGCGTGTGTACCGCAACGAAGGGATCAGCCCGCGGCACAACCCAGAGTTCACGATGATCGAACTGTACCAAGCGTACGGCGATTACGTGTCGATGATGGAACTGACCGAGAAAATCATTGTCGAAGCGATCGACAAAATAGGTGGTGGTTATGTGCGTCCGTTCGGCGACAAGATGGTGGACTTCACGCCTCCGTTCAAACGTGCGACCTATGCCGAATTGTTTGAAAAAGCGACGGGCGTTCAAACGACGGACGAAGCCGGTGTGATGGCGCTCGCGAAAAAGCTGCATCTGCAAACCGAAGGCAAGCACCCCGACGTGATCCGCAACGAGATCTTCGAAGAAACGGTCGAAGACTCTTTGACGGGACCGATTTTCGTTATCGATTATCCCGCCAGCATTTGCCCGTTGACCAAACGCAAACAGGACAACCCCGAGATCGCTGAACGGTTCGAGTTGTTCATTTTGGGGATGGAGCTGGCCAATGCATACACGGAATTGAATGATCCCGATTTGCAAGAAGAACTGTTCAAGACCCAGCTCGAAGGTCTCGACGACGAAGATTCGATGGCCAAAATGGACAACGACTTCGTGCGAGCCCTGCGGTACGCGATGCCGCCGGCGGGTGGACTGGGCATCGGCATCGATCGCCTAGTGATGCTGTTGACGAACAAGAAATCGATCCGCGACGTGATCCTGTTCCCGCTGCTACGTCCGGAGTGA